The proteins below come from a single Polymorphobacter fuscus genomic window:
- a CDS encoding F0F1 ATP synthase subunit C yields the protein MDVASAKLIGAGLAAMGAGFAAIGVGLIFGMFLSGALRNPAAADKLGARLIFGFAVTEALGLIAAVVALALAFG from the coding sequence ATGGACGTTGCATCTGCCAAGCTGATCGGTGCCGGTCTTGCCGCCATGGGCGCCGGGTTCGCCGCCATCGGCGTCGGCCTCATCTTCGGCATGTTCCTGTCGGGCGCGCTGCGCAACCCGGCCGCTGCCGACAAGCTCGGCGCCCGCCTGATCTTCGGCTTCGCCGTGACCGAAGCGCTCGGCCTGATCGCGGCCGTCGTCGCGCTCGCCCTCGCGTTCGGCTGA
- a CDS encoding F0F1 ATP synthase subunit A, whose protein sequence is MANPMEQFSIERIVPLAVAGNDVSFTNSSLWMLVAMLAIAAFLYIGTAKPQLVPGRAQAAVEYLYDFIRDMLRENVGREGLKYAPLIFAVFIFVLACNLLGLIPFLHAFTPTSHIAVTFGLAAIVFVLVLIVGFAKHGLHFFTLFLPEGTPIFVLPLVAAIEFLSFLSRPFTLAIRLFANMTAGHVLLKVFGGFVIALGSFEALPYVFGLVPLTVNVALTALELLIAVVQAYVFALLASIYLNDAVNLH, encoded by the coding sequence ATGGCCAACCCGATGGAGCAATTTTCGATCGAACGGATCGTGCCCCTCGCCGTGGCCGGGAACGACGTGTCGTTCACCAATTCGTCGCTGTGGATGCTCGTCGCCATGCTGGCGATCGCGGCGTTCCTCTACATCGGCACCGCCAAGCCGCAGCTTGTCCCCGGCCGCGCCCAGGCCGCCGTCGAATATCTTTATGATTTCATACGTGACATGTTGCGCGAAAATGTCGGCCGCGAAGGGCTGAAATACGCGCCGCTGATCTTCGCCGTTTTCATCTTCGTCCTGGCCTGCAACCTGCTCGGGCTGATCCCCTTTCTCCACGCCTTCACGCCCACCAGCCATATCGCGGTGACGTTCGGGCTTGCGGCGATCGTGTTCGTGCTCGTGCTCATCGTCGGCTTTGCCAAGCACGGCCTGCATTTCTTCACGCTGTTCCTGCCCGAAGGCACGCCGATCTTCGTCCTGCCGCTGGTCGCGGCGATCGAATTCCTGTCCTTCCTGTCGCGCCCCTTCACCCTGGCGATCCGGTTGTTCGCCAACATGACCGCCGGCCATGTGCTGTTGAAGGTCTTCGGCGGCTTCGTCATCGCCCTCGGCTCGTTCGAGGCGCTGCCCTATGTGTTCGGCCTGGTGCCGCTGACGGTCAACGTCGCGCTGACGGCGCTGGAACTGCTGATCGCGGTCGTCCAGGCCTATGTGTTCGCGCTGCTGGCGTCGATCTACCTCAACGATGCCGTCAACCTCCACTGA
- a CDS encoding AtpZ/AtpI family protein encodes MANHHDDDALARRIAAAREAEPSRRDGRKREESQGWSVALEFVGAMLVGGFLGWVIDRWAGTGPWGMIMLLLLGFATGLRSVLRQQKKIDGE; translated from the coding sequence TTGGCCAACCACCACGATGATGATGCGCTTGCGCGCCGCATCGCCGCGGCCCGCGAAGCCGAACCGTCACGCCGTGACGGCCGGAAGCGCGAGGAAAGCCAGGGCTGGTCGGTCGCGCTCGAATTCGTGGGTGCGATGCTGGTCGGCGGGTTCCTCGGCTGGGTCATCGATCGCTGGGCCGGCACCGGTCCGTGGGGAATGATCATGTTGTTGTTGCTGGGGTTTGCGACGGGCCTGCGCTCGGTGTTGCGCCAGCAGAAAAAGATCGACGGGGAATAG
- a CDS encoding peptidase, with product MLRKFVLRAAVIGAAALGLAACSTGYGYGGGFGGGNYGGYGGLQYGDAYDNYYGDPFGYRSVPFGYVGTGFGWSQGYYYPGNGYYVYDRVGNRRNWSQAQQRFWQQRVRPNGYVPRPAVGGPGYGRPGYVRPGYNGPRPGYAGQGRPGGPGQVRPGYSGQGRPDAVSRGIANGIAGVPQGQRAFRSSEQRQAYRENRAARQQQRTDMRQQGGQPSRSGGPRMERPR from the coding sequence ATGTTGCGTAAATTCGTGCTTCGCGCCGCCGTCATCGGCGCTGCTGCTCTTGGCCTTGCCGCCTGCTCGACGGGCTATGGCTATGGCGGCGGCTTCGGTGGCGGCAACTATGGCGGTTACGGCGGCCTGCAATATGGCGACGCCTATGACAATTATTATGGCGACCCCTTCGGCTATCGGTCGGTGCCGTTCGGCTATGTCGGGACGGGCTTCGGCTGGTCGCAGGGCTATTACTACCCCGGCAACGGCTATTACGTGTACGACCGTGTCGGCAACCGCCGCAACTGGTCGCAGGCGCAGCAGCGTTTCTGGCAGCAGCGGGTTCGGCCCAACGGCTATGTCCCGCGGCCCGCTGTCGGCGGGCCCGGCTATGGCCGGCCAGGTTATGTCCGCCCCGGCTATAACGGCCCGCGCCCCGGCTATGCGGGCCAGGGCCGGCCCGGTGGTCCGGGGCAGGTGCGTCCGGGCTATTCGGGGCAGGGCCGGCCGGACGCCGTCAGCCGCGGCATCGCCAATGGCATTGCCGGGGTGCCTCAGGGCCAGCGGGCCTTTCGCAGCAGCGAACAGCGCCAGGCCTATCGCGAGAATCGTGCCGCCCGGCAGCAGCAGCGGACCGACATGCGGCAGCAGGGCGGCCAGCCGTCGCGCTCGGGCGGACCGCGCATGGAACGCCCGCGCTGA
- the smc gene encoding chromosome segregation protein SMC yields MEFRALRLAGFKSFVETTELRIEPGLTGVVGPNGCGKSNLLEALRWVMGEGSPKSMRSGGMDDVIFAGTGKRPMRSLAQVTLALAGSAGEEVEVSRRIERGAGSDYRINGRDARAQDVRLLFADSATGAHSPAIVGQGRISAIIAAKPAERRMLLEEAAGIAGLHVRRREAEIRLRAAEANLERIDDVVRGIETQANALRRQARVAERYRGLSDRLKVAEAASLFARWTAARSGSEAARAAASDADGKADDLTRVAARLATDAAAANAALPDLRLAQAEAAAAVQALRQSRALLDAERTAAVRRRGDIDAALAAVARDIAREQALGADAMAAEARLEAEVSTLAAALAAAEAALPGQATAAAAAIAAGGAAEAALASAVDAHAAAAAGARAAEANVAAATARLARAQGEARDLAARQARLAPAPDTAALAERVAAATDALAAAEAGLAEAEAARPGCEAARAEAAAQHAAARATLAGLAAEADALAKRLAADAVKGPRMAERVETQPGYEAALAAALGDDLDAGPADSAAPRRWAGAATGNDPALPEGVMALATHVTAPPELARRLAQIGVVAAADAPALAPRLHPGQRLVTMAGALWRWDGFVDAGGRTEAAAAQLRARRRLGEVQRERTAGQAALDAAAAALATAVTAAAAAQEAERRARAGREAAARALAEARAALAAAETAASRRAGEAASLASAIERAAAEGARLAAECESARAAVPAAGVLAGLAEALAVARRDADAARSAVGTRAAAVDARRREIESAQRRIAAIAGERADWQRRRDASAGQLAELAGRGDAARAERAGLAAREAAIASEIAALATRSADADAARDAAADTLARAETALAALTAQARAADEAVAAAREARATARAEAEHQDAARLAVERLAGDRFGVPPPVLPGRLGFSHVAEDPDAAAAAHDVLSEERDRLGPVNLRADIELAELEAQAEATLAEKAELETAIARLRGSIGSLNREGRARLAAAFAAVNGHFRTLFTDLFGGGEAELALIESDDPLEAGLEIMAQPPGKKLQSLTLLSGGEQALTATALIFALFLANPAPICVLDEVDAPLDDANVERFCDLLDRMATETATRFLIVTHNAVTMSRMHRLYGVTMGEPGVSQLVSVDLQAAASLLAVG; encoded by the coding sequence TTGGAATTCCGCGCGCTCAGGCTGGCGGGGTTCAAATCCTTCGTCGAAACGACCGAATTGCGAATCGAACCGGGGCTGACCGGCGTCGTCGGCCCCAACGGCTGCGGCAAGTCCAACCTGCTCGAAGCGCTGCGCTGGGTGATGGGGGAGGGCAGCCCCAAGTCGATGCGATCGGGCGGGATGGACGATGTCATCTTCGCCGGCACCGGCAAGCGGCCGATGCGCAGCCTGGCGCAGGTGACGCTGGCGCTGGCCGGCAGCGCCGGGGAGGAAGTCGAGGTCAGCCGCCGCATCGAACGCGGCGCCGGGTCCGACTATCGCATCAACGGGCGCGATGCCCGCGCCCAGGACGTGCGGCTGCTGTTCGCCGATTCTGCCACCGGGGCGCATTCGCCCGCCATTGTCGGCCAGGGCCGGATCAGCGCGATCATCGCCGCCAAGCCGGCCGAGCGGCGGATGCTGCTGGAGGAAGCCGCCGGCATCGCCGGCCTCCACGTGCGCCGCCGCGAAGCCGAAATCCGCCTGCGCGCCGCTGAAGCCAATCTGGAACGGATCGACGATGTCGTGCGCGGCATCGAAACCCAGGCCAATGCACTGCGTCGCCAGGCGCGCGTGGCCGAACGCTATCGCGGGCTGAGCGACCGGTTGAAGGTTGCGGAAGCGGCATCGCTGTTTGCGCGCTGGACGGCGGCCCGGTCCGGATCCGAAGCAGCGCGGGCGGCAGCCTCGGATGCGGACGGCAAGGCTGATGACCTGACCCGGGTGGCGGCGCGGCTGGCAACGGACGCGGCAGCAGCAAATGCCGCGCTGCCCGACCTGCGGCTGGCGCAAGCCGAGGCGGCAGCGGCCGTGCAGGCGCTGCGCCAGTCGCGTGCGCTGCTCGACGCCGAACGGACCGCGGCGGTGCGGCGGCGCGGCGACATCGATGCGGCGCTGGCGGCAGTAGCGCGGGACATTGCGCGCGAACAGGCGCTGGGCGCGGATGCCATGGCGGCCGAGGCACGGCTCGAAGCGGAGGTGTCGACGCTGGCGGCGGCCCTGGCGGCAGCCGAGGCGGCGCTGCCGGGGCAAGCGACGGCGGCTGCGGCGGCCATCGCTGCCGGCGGCGCGGCGGAAGCGGCACTGGCCAGCGCGGTCGACGCCCATGCCGCCGCAGCAGCCGGGGCGCGCGCTGCCGAAGCGAATGTGGCGGCGGCAACGGCGCGGCTGGCGCGGGCGCAGGGGGAGGCGCGCGATCTGGCGGCGCGGCAGGCACGGCTGGCGCCGGCCCCCGATACGGCGGCGCTGGCGGAGCGGGTCGCTGCGGCGACCGACGCGCTGGCCGCAGCCGAGGCCGGCCTCGCCGAAGCCGAGGCGGCGCGCCCGGGTTGCGAGGCGGCGCGTGCCGAGGCGGCGGCGCAGCATGCGGCGGCGCGGGCGACGCTCGCCGGCCTCGCCGCGGAGGCGGATGCGCTGGCCAAGCGGCTGGCAGCCGATGCCGTCAAGGGTCCGCGCATGGCCGAACGGGTGGAGACGCAACCGGGTTATGAGGCGGCGTTGGCGGCAGCGCTGGGCGACGATCTCGATGCCGGCCCCGCCGACAGCGCCGCGCCGCGCCGCTGGGCCGGTGCGGCAACGGGCAACGACCCGGCGCTGCCCGAAGGCGTGATGGCGCTGGCGACGCATGTGACGGCGCCGCCGGAACTGGCGCGGCGGCTGGCGCAGATCGGCGTCGTGGCGGCCGCCGACGCGCCGGCGCTGGCACCGCGTCTGCACCCCGGCCAGCGGCTGGTGACGATGGCCGGGGCACTGTGGCGCTGGGATGGCTTTGTCGATGCCGGCGGTCGCACCGAGGCGGCGGCGGCGCAGCTTCGGGCGCGGCGCCGGCTTGGCGAAGTGCAGCGCGAGCGCACTGCGGGGCAGGCTGCGCTCGATGCGGCAGCGGCGGCGCTGGCAACCGCAGTGACCGCGGCCGCGGCGGCGCAGGAGGCCGAACGGCGGGCGCGGGCGGGGCGCGAGGCCGCCGCGCGGGCATTGGCCGAAGCACGGGCGGCGCTTGCCGCCGCCGAAACCGCCGCCAGCCGCCGCGCCGGCGAGGCCGCGAGCCTGGCATCGGCGATCGAACGCGCCGCTGCCGAAGGCGCGCGCCTGGCGGCCGAGTGCGAATCGGCGCGCGCTGCCGTGCCGGCTGCGGGGGTTCTGGCCGGCCTTGCCGAAGCGCTGGCGGTCGCCCGGCGCGATGCGGATGCAGCGCGTTCCGCCGTCGGCACCCGCGCCGCAGCGGTGGACGCACGGCGCCGCGAGATCGAATCGGCGCAGCGGCGCATTGCCGCCATCGCCGGCGAACGCGCCGATTGGCAACGGCGGCGCGACGCCAGCGCCGGGCAATTGGCCGAACTGGCCGGGCGCGGCGACGCGGCGCGTGCCGAACGCGCCGGGCTGGCGGCACGCGAGGCGGCGATCGCTTCCGAAATTGCCGCGCTGGCGACCCGCAGCGCCGATGCGGACGCGGCGCGGGACGCGGCTGCCGATACCCTCGCCCGCGCCGAAACCGCGCTGGCGGCGCTGACGGCACAGGCGCGCGCCGCCGATGAGGCCGTGGCGGCGGCGCGGGAAGCGCGGGCGACCGCCCGCGCCGAAGCCGAGCACCAGGACGCGGCGCGGCTGGCGGTGGAGCGGCTGGCGGGGGACCGTTTCGGCGTGCCGCCGCCGGTGCTGCCGGGGCGGCTGGGGTTTTCGCATGTTGCCGAGGATCCCGACGCCGCGGCGGCAGCCCATGACGTTTTGTCGGAGGAGCGCGACCGACTCGGCCCCGTCAACCTGCGTGCCGATATCGAACTTGCCGAGCTCGAGGCGCAGGCAGAGGCGACGCTTGCCGAAAAGGCCGAGCTGGAAACCGCCATCGCCCGGTTGCGCGGTTCGATCGGCAGCCTGAACCGGGAGGGTCGGGCGCGGCTGGCGGCGGCGTTCGCCGCGGTCAACGGCCATTTCCGCACCCTGTTCACCGATTTGTTCGGCGGCGGCGAGGCCGAGCTGGCGTTGATCGAATCGGACGATCCGCTGGAGGCCGGGCTGGAGATCATGGCGCAGCCGCCGGGCAAGAAGCTGCAGTCGCTTACGCTTTTGTCGGGCGGCGAGCAGGCGTTGACAGCAACGGCGCTGATCTTCGCGCTGTTCCTCGCCAACCCGGCGCCGATCTGCGTGCTCGACGAAGTCGATGCGCCGCTGGATGACGCCAATGTCGAGCGCTTCTGCGACCTGCTCGACCGGATGGCGACCGAAACGGCAACGCGCTTCCTGATCGTCACCCATAATGCCGTGACGATGAGCCGGATGCACCGGCTTTACGGGGTGACGATGGGAGAGCCCGGGGTTTCGCAGCTGGTGAGCGTCGATCTTCAGGCTGCCGCAAGCTTACTGGCGGTAGGGTGA
- a CDS encoding thioredoxin domain-containing protein, whose product MTIALRSILLAGLALATAACGDKTAETAKTETTTTTTGAAAVPAGTDWTKVTAATPEGGFRIGNPDAKVKLLEFASLTCPHCSEFHEAAMATIRDKYVASGNVSYEFRNFVLNGPDYAASMLARCQGAEPFFGLLAAFFTDQTSWTEPFTKLTPEDSKRLSALPEDQQIAALAELGKLDEYMRTRGMPRAKFDQCLADKAALEKLAALRTQATDTYKLTGTPGFIINGVTQEGVFTWDALEPKLKAALS is encoded by the coding sequence ATGACGATTGCATTGCGTTCGATCCTGCTCGCCGGCCTTGCGCTGGCCACCGCCGCCTGCGGCGACAAGACCGCCGAGACGGCCAAGACCGAGACCACGACGACGACCACAGGCGCCGCTGCCGTTCCCGCCGGCACCGACTGGACCAAGGTCACGGCGGCGACGCCGGAGGGTGGCTTTCGTATCGGCAACCCCGACGCCAAGGTGAAACTGCTCGAATTCGCTTCGCTGACCTGCCCGCATTGCAGCGAATTCCACGAAGCGGCGATGGCAACGATTCGCGACAAATATGTCGCCAGCGGCAATGTCTCCTATGAATTCCGCAACTTCGTCCTCAACGGTCCCGATTATGCCGCTTCCATGCTGGCGCGCTGCCAGGGGGCGGAGCCGTTCTTCGGCCTGCTCGCCGCCTTCTTCACCGACCAGACGAGCTGGACCGAGCCGTTCACCAAGCTGACCCCGGAGGACAGCAAGCGGCTTTCGGCGCTGCCGGAGGACCAGCAGATCGCCGCGCTCGCCGAACTCGGCAAGCTCGACGAATATATGCGCACCCGCGGCATGCCGCGCGCCAAGTTCGACCAGTGCCTCGCCGACAAGGCGGCGCTGGAAAAGCTGGCGGCGCTGCGCACCCAGGCGACCGACACCTACAAGCTGACCGGAACGCCCGGCTTCATCATCAACGGCGTCACGCAGGAAGGCGTGTTCACCTGGGACGCGCTCGAGCCCAAGTTGAAGGCAGCGCTGTCGTAA
- a CDS encoding DsbA family protein: MLLAAALLATPALAKTDWANTVAATPSGGLLIGNPAAKVKLVEFASYTCSHCKAFHESGLPALKAKYLATGNVSFEQRSFVRNGPDFSASLLVACQAPRPALAFAGKLFAEQGEWTKGFEAMTAADNQAISAMPPEQQPAEMATRSGLDRWADARGVPLARSPACLADKAAQARLLAVRNDALTNYKLEGTPTFGINGVPVPGVFDWAGLEPKLQAALKSPKP; the protein is encoded by the coding sequence ATGTTGCTTGCCGCGGCGTTGCTTGCCACGCCGGCGCTGGCCAAGACCGACTGGGCGAACACCGTGGCGGCGACCCCGTCGGGCGGGCTGTTGATCGGCAACCCGGCGGCGAAGGTAAAGCTGGTCGAATTCGCGTCCTATACCTGCAGCCATTGCAAGGCCTTTCACGAAAGCGGCCTGCCCGCGCTGAAGGCGAAATATCTCGCCACCGGCAATGTTTCGTTCGAACAGCGCAGCTTCGTGCGCAACGGACCCGATTTTTCGGCGTCGCTGCTCGTCGCCTGCCAGGCGCCGCGCCCGGCGCTCGCCTTCGCCGGCAAATTGTTCGCCGAACAGGGCGAATGGACCAAGGGCTTCGAAGCGATGACCGCCGCCGACAACCAGGCGATCAGCGCGATGCCGCCCGAACAGCAGCCGGCCGAAATGGCGACGCGTTCGGGGCTCGATCGCTGGGCCGATGCGCGCGGCGTGCCGCTGGCGCGCAGCCCGGCGTGCCTCGCCGACAAGGCGGCGCAGGCCCGGCTGCTCGCCGTGCGCAACGACGCGCTGACCAATTACAAGCTGGAAGGCACGCCGACCTTCGGCATCAACGGCGTGCCGGTGCCCGGGGTGTTCGACTGGGCCGGGCTGGAACCGAAATTGCAGGCGGCGCTGAAGTCGCCTAAACCGTAA
- a CDS encoding DUF721 domain-containing protein — MAKKPESPPPERSRRPRRVADLVPAIGGQAFRRFGFTQSVVVARWAEIVGDRYARHSRPESLTMPRGKKDGGILKVAVSGALAPMLAHVEPQVIERVNRLLGYNAVARMQLRQADIDPPARRGAVPVPAELSDETRSTLRDIADPDLRASLQSLAEALSTSRGPPIVR; from the coding sequence ATGGCCAAAAAACCCGAATCTCCACCGCCGGAACGCTCGCGGCGCCCGCGCCGCGTCGCCGACCTGGTGCCCGCCATCGGCGGCCAGGCATTCCGGCGATTCGGTTTCACCCAGAGCGTCGTCGTCGCGCGCTGGGCGGAGATCGTGGGGGACCGCTACGCCCGCCACAGCCGGCCCGAATCGTTGACCATGCCGCGCGGCAAGAAAGACGGCGGAATCCTGAAAGTCGCCGTGTCGGGCGCGCTGGCGCCGATGCTGGCGCATGTCGAACCGCAGGTCATCGAGCGGGTCAACCGCCTGCTCGGTTATAACGCCGTCGCCCGCATGCAGCTGCGCCAGGCCGATATCGATCCGCCGGCGCGTCGCGGCGCGGTGCCGGTACCGGCCGAACTGTCCGACGAAACGCGATCGACCCTGCGCGACATCGCCGATCCCGATCTGCGCGCCAGCCTGCAATCGCTCGCTGAAGCCCTGTCGACCAGCCGCGGCCCGCCGATCGTGCGCTGA